In the genome of bacterium, one region contains:
- a CDS encoding DNA cytosine methyltransferase translates to MKPHTFIDLFCGAGGMALGFVQAGFKSVYAVDFDKLAAETYRRNFKHEVWDGPIESLDRIPVKAEIIIGGPPCQGFSPLGKMIPLAEHRSMNKLWRHYMRIVEQVNPTVFIVENVPEFLRSLEFKSLERKATELGYEIAAAVLNAVEYGVPQQRKRTFVVAVKGGTPRLPPPTTGRMTVRDAIGDLPLQPTGVDWHIGRNPTPKSVKRYRCVPPGGNRFDLIKKRPDLAPRCWLNKPTGSTDVFGRLEWDKQALTIRTEFFKPEKGRYLHPQADRPITHLEAARLQTFPDDFEFYGSKIQVARQIGNAVPPKLARAVAAEVRAILEEIKQRRMGSEKQLARI, encoded by the coding sequence GTGAAGCCACACACGTTCATTGACCTGTTCTGCGGGGCGGGGGGTATGGCTCTTGGTTTTGTTCAGGCGGGGTTCAAATCTGTCTATGCGGTGGACTTTGATAAGCTGGCGGCGGAGACGTACAGGAGAAACTTCAAGCACGAAGTCTGGGACGGGCCTATTGAGAGTCTAGATCGCATTCCTGTGAAGGCAGAGATCATCATCGGCGGTCCTCCGTGCCAAGGGTTCTCCCCGTTAGGGAAAATGATCCCGCTGGCGGAACACCGCAGCATGAATAAGCTCTGGCGTCACTACATGCGGATCGTCGAGCAGGTCAACCCTACCGTGTTCATCGTGGAGAATGTGCCGGAGTTCCTGCGATCGTTGGAGTTCAAGTCCCTTGAGCGGAAGGCGACGGAACTGGGATACGAAATCGCGGCCGCGGTGCTAAACGCGGTTGAATACGGTGTCCCCCAGCAGCGAAAGAGGACATTCGTAGTGGCGGTGAAGGGCGGCACTCCGCGCCTTCCTCCCCCCACGACCGGGAGAATGACGGTCCGTGATGCCATTGGCGATCTGCCTCTGCAACCGACGGGCGTCGATTGGCACATTGGTCGGAATCCTACTCCGAAGTCGGTCAAGCGATACAGGTGTGTTCCGCCCGGTGGGAATCGGTTCGATCTCATAAAGAAGAGGCCCGATCTGGCTCCCCGTTGCTGGCTCAACAAGCCCACCGGGAGTACGGATGTCTTCGGACGCCTGGAATGGGACAAACAGGCTCTGACGATTCGCACGGAGTTCTTTAAGCCGGAGAAGGGTAGGTATCTCCACCCTCAGGCAGACCGGCCGATTACCCATCTAGAAGCGGCGAGGCTTCAGACGTTCCCGGACGACTTCGAATTCTACGGGTCCAAGATTCAGGTGGCGCGTCAGATCGGCAATGCGGTTCCCCCCAAGTTGGCACGTGCGGTTGCGGCTGAAGTAAGGGCGATACTCGAAGAGATCAAGCAGCGGAGGATGGGATCGGAAAAACAGCTGGCACGAATCTAG
- a CDS encoding HNH endonuclease signature motif containing protein — MSQPDPETANLVKRITELLRELEKPLARDPSEIRREVLLLAEAVHNTRDLGRVRLKAVTSARGATQRILAYMKLFESEVIEGKELQVVSGIQEFARRVRELRVQDGYKISTGSIAAGNVREDLRPDQYVLESTDPDTEAARKWQVANTIRRQGGSGKSRILAFLLANVRRPVTGEQLAYVAGRVREVGRRTRELRTEDGYRVATRFTGRPDLSSEFYVLESEDQLPDHDRHISDTVYDDVLKRDMNRCRNCGWSVEQRRSEERRQFLEVHHIEHHKAGGSNNHENLITLCNVDHDEVHRLGISGNEFFGWLHK; from the coding sequence TTGAGTCAGCCTGATCCAGAGACCGCGAACCTCGTCAAGCGTATAACAGAACTTCTCCGTGAACTGGAAAAGCCCCTCGCAAGGGACCCGTCGGAAATCCGTCGGGAGGTTTTGCTCCTCGCAGAGGCCGTGCATAATACGAGGGATTTGGGACGAGTTCGTCTCAAGGCCGTCACCTCCGCGAGGGGTGCGACCCAACGAATACTCGCGTATATGAAACTCTTCGAGAGCGAGGTCATTGAAGGCAAGGAACTTCAGGTTGTTTCAGGTATTCAAGAGTTCGCCCGACGGGTTCGGGAACTGAGGGTGCAGGATGGCTACAAAATCTCAACCGGAAGCATTGCGGCAGGTAATGTGCGTGAGGATCTGCGGCCGGATCAATATGTGTTGGAGAGCACCGATCCCGACACAGAGGCGGCCAGAAAGTGGCAGGTCGCCAACACGATTCGACGGCAGGGAGGGTCGGGAAAGAGCAGGATTCTGGCCTTCCTTCTTGCGAATGTTCGGCGCCCTGTGACAGGAGAACAGCTGGCGTACGTGGCAGGCCGGGTTAGGGAGGTAGGCCGAAGAACTCGTGAGCTGCGGACCGAAGACGGCTATCGGGTTGCTACTCGGTTTACGGGCCGCCCGGATCTTTCGAGTGAGTTTTATGTTCTCGAATCCGAAGACCAACTACCAGACCATGATCGACATATCTCCGACACCGTGTATGACGATGTCTTGAAAAGGGACATGAACAGGTGCAGGAATTGTGGATGGTCCGTGGAGCAGAGACGATCGGAGGAACGCAGGCAATTCCTGGAAGTGCATCATATCGAGCATCATAAGGCTGGCGGATCGAACAACCACGAGAACCTGATAACGCTGTGCAATGTCGACCATGATGAAGTACACCGGTTGGGTATTTCAGGAAACGAGTTTTTCGGCTGGCTGCACAAATAG
- a CDS encoding enolase C-terminal domain-like protein: MMKIVSAELIKIRMPLVVPYVGAGGSRSSVDRTLVRLRTEDGLQGLGETVGSASTFGFLTAICQALLGEDGLDRTALRVRIAPPTLRDSEGRDGWMAVAGIEMALWDLAGKRYAAPVWELLGGAVRRRVPVALCFGAASLPLGATREEAVAFIADDQNVARLVDHVARFARQDGCGTVKMKSLGVRRDWDVAVMAGLREALGPAVELRLDPNAAMSLPEALALCTALEPLRLEYYEDPTWGLEGMASLRRRLRTPLAGNMCVVEFNDLSSAVRLGALDVVLGDVFCWGGLSALGELAAICRTFGLDLVIHSWFELGVATAANLHLAAAIPHIKRAMDCTLPLHAGDIVTGGKPQIREGMLSVPDAPGLGVSLDDGAVNRYAIERWEAML, encoded by the coding sequence ATGATGAAGATTGTCTCCGCCGAACTCATCAAGATTCGCATGCCCCTGGTCGTGCCCTACGTTGGCGCCGGAGGTTCACGGTCGTCGGTTGATCGTACGCTCGTCCGCCTTCGGACCGAGGATGGCCTGCAAGGCCTCGGGGAGACAGTCGGGTCTGCCAGCACCTTCGGGTTCCTGACCGCCATCTGCCAAGCCCTTTTAGGGGAGGACGGCCTAGACCGGACGGCCCTCCGGGTACGGATCGCCCCGCCTACGTTGCGCGACTCCGAGGGGCGGGATGGCTGGATGGCGGTCGCGGGCATTGAGATGGCGCTGTGGGACCTCGCGGGCAAGCGCTATGCGGCGCCGGTCTGGGAGTTGCTCGGAGGTGCGGTGCGGCGACGCGTTCCGGTGGCTCTTTGCTTCGGCGCGGCGTCGCTCCCCCTGGGAGCCACGCGAGAGGAGGCGGTAGCGTTCATCGCCGACGATCAGAACGTCGCTCGCCTAGTCGACCACGTCGCGCGCTTCGCCCGGCAGGACGGTTGCGGGACGGTCAAGATGAAGAGCCTAGGAGTGCGGCGAGACTGGGACGTGGCGGTGATGGCAGGCTTGCGCGAGGCCCTTGGGCCAGCCGTCGAGCTTCGCCTCGACCCCAACGCTGCCATGTCGCTCCCAGAGGCGCTGGCGCTCTGCACCGCGCTCGAACCTCTCCGGTTGGAGTACTACGAGGATCCGACATGGGGCCTCGAGGGCATGGCCAGCTTACGGCGACGGCTCCGGACACCGCTCGCCGGCAACATGTGCGTCGTCGAATTCAACGACCTGTCCTCGGCCGTTCGGCTCGGTGCCCTTGACGTCGTCCTGGGCGACGTTTTCTGTTGGGGCGGCCTGTCGGCGCTCGGGGAACTGGCAGCGATCTGCCGAACGTTTGGGCTCGACCTCGTGATCCACAGCTGGTTCGAACTCGGAGTGGCCACGGCCGCCAACCTCCATCTGGCTGCTGCAATTCCGCACATCAAGCGGGCGATGGACTGCACGTTGCCGCTCCACGCCGGTGACATCGTCACCGGGGGCAAGCCGCAGATCCGCGAAGGGATGCTGAGCGTGCCCGATGCGCCAGGCCTCGGTGTCAGCCTCGACGACGGGGCTGTTAATCGCTACGCCATCGAGCGCTGGGAGGCGATGCTGTAG
- a CDS encoding peptide ABC transporter substrate-binding protein — protein MRKRDIALIKNDVAHARLGRREAIVRLLALGLSAAESGALLSTIDSRPAAAAQPQRRGADGTLKILYWQAPNILNAQLAEGNQEIQATRLCTEPLLTVNAAGQFTPVLAAEVPTRANGGLAPDGRSVTYRLKRGIRWADGQPFTADDVVFTYKFITDTRTKATWYASYSSIDRAEALDANTVKITFAKPTPAWYQPFVGDRGQILPRHALEAYLNESARSAPFNTKCFGTGPYKVDSFAPGDLIVYSINEFYREPLKPAFSQVQWKGGGDAVSAARAVFQTGEYDFAWSLQVEWPVLQAMENSGRGKLLTAPGASLEGVYFNMTDPNTERNGQRSALGIPHPILTDLRVRRALALAVDRQTMASQLYGEEGAATANVLTTPTRYASRNARIVFDLNEANRLLDASGWQRGPDGIRVKNGDKLQLTLTTSVNSLRQKEQQIIKAGWDKIGVSTQIKALDSGSFFSISAGNNDTYLHFYNDAEMYAVNFTLFPSGYMAQFYSGDPARSVAQKENGWSGQNVTRWQSAEYNQMYEQALVELDAQKNEDLWRRMNDLLVEQVVEVPLIDRKIVAARAATLYTGNNMSPFDSATPNVADWRRVS, from the coding sequence ATGAGAAAGCGTGACATCGCTCTCATAAAGAACGACGTGGCACACGCCCGACTCGGCCGCCGCGAGGCAATTGTCCGACTTCTCGCCCTTGGGTTGTCTGCCGCAGAGAGCGGGGCGTTACTGTCCACGATCGATTCGAGACCGGCGGCAGCCGCTCAGCCGCAAAGACGAGGCGCTGATGGAACTCTGAAGATACTCTACTGGCAGGCTCCGAACATCTTGAACGCCCAGTTGGCCGAAGGCAATCAGGAGATCCAGGCGACGCGGTTGTGCACTGAACCGCTCCTGACGGTGAATGCAGCGGGCCAGTTTACGCCGGTGCTAGCGGCCGAGGTGCCGACCCGCGCGAACGGCGGCCTGGCGCCGGACGGCAGATCGGTGACATATCGGCTCAAGCGCGGCATCCGGTGGGCCGACGGTCAGCCGTTTACCGCGGATGACGTCGTCTTCACGTATAAATTCATCACCGACACGCGCACCAAGGCGACCTGGTACGCAAGCTATTCGAGTATCGATCGTGCCGAGGCCCTGGACGCCAACACGGTAAAGATCACGTTCGCCAAACCGACGCCGGCATGGTATCAGCCCTTCGTGGGCGACAGGGGCCAAATTCTCCCGCGGCACGCGCTGGAAGCGTATCTGAACGAGTCGGCGCGCAGCGCGCCCTTCAACACGAAGTGTTTCGGCACCGGACCGTACAAAGTCGATTCGTTTGCCCCGGGCGACCTGATCGTCTATTCGATCAACGAGTTCTATCGGGAGCCCCTAAAACCGGCCTTTAGTCAAGTGCAGTGGAAGGGAGGCGGGGATGCTGTCTCCGCAGCACGTGCGGTCTTTCAGACGGGCGAGTACGATTTCGCGTGGAGCCTCCAGGTGGAATGGCCGGTCTTGCAGGCGATGGAGAACTCCGGGCGGGGCAAACTGCTGACTGCTCCGGGCGCCAGCCTCGAAGGCGTCTATTTCAACATGACAGATCCGAACACCGAACGGAACGGGCAGCGGTCGGCGCTCGGCATTCCCCACCCTATCCTGACCGATCTCCGCGTGAGACGCGCGCTCGCCCTGGCCGTCGATCGGCAGACCATGGCGTCGCAACTCTACGGTGAAGAAGGCGCCGCCACGGCAAACGTGCTCACCACGCCGACCCGATATGCGTCGAGAAATGCGCGGATCGTCTTCGATCTTAATGAAGCGAATCGGCTGCTCGATGCCTCGGGGTGGCAGCGCGGTCCGGACGGCATCCGAGTGAAGAACGGTGACAAGTTGCAACTGACGCTCACGACGAGCGTCAACTCACTCCGGCAGAAAGAACAACAGATCATCAAGGCCGGCTGGGACAAGATTGGAGTATCGACACAAATCAAGGCGCTCGACTCCGGCTCGTTCTTCAGCATCTCCGCAGGCAATAATGACACGTACCTGCACTTCTACAATGACGCCGAAATGTATGCAGTGAATTTCACGCTCTTTCCGAGCGGTTATATGGCGCAGTTCTACAGCGGGGATCCTGCACGGTCGGTTGCGCAAAAAGAGAATGGCTGGTCCGGTCAGAATGTGACGCGCTGGCAAAGTGCCGAGTACAATCAGATGTATGAACAGGCGTTGGTCGAACTGGATGCTCAGAAGAATGAAGATCTCTGGAGGCGCATGAACGACCTGCTGGTCGAGCAGGTTGTCGAAGTGCCCCTCATTGACCGGAAAATCGTCGCGGCCCGAGCGGCGACGCTCTACACAGGCAACAACATGAGTCCATTCGACAGCGCGACGCCCAACGTCGCCGATTGGCGCCGCGTGTCCTAA
- a CDS encoding IclR family transcriptional regulator — translation MGHDRTSVRKGFESRSTVDRTARLLAALGRGHPSRGMPLSAISAEASVHKTTALRLLNSLEHNGLVERQSDGRFRIGLGLVDLVSAYLDDLDVVEQARSMLEQLAAETLETVHLGIPSQSEVVYVDKVESAQSLRMVSHIGTRSPLYCTALGKAILAQAGEGYLSTVIAAGLERHTTHTLATGDALRADLTAVRSRGYAIDREEYREGICCVAAEVRERRGQVVAALSVSGPSIRMDQAAQLRIGIAVRRAADEISRRLGYQPVRVSP, via the coding sequence ATGGGCCATGATCGAACATCTGTACGCAAAGGATTCGAGAGCCGTTCCACCGTCGACAGAACAGCAAGGCTACTTGCGGCTTTGGGTCGTGGGCATCCCAGCCGAGGCATGCCACTGAGTGCCATCTCTGCAGAGGCCAGCGTTCACAAGACCACCGCTCTACGACTCTTGAATAGCCTCGAGCACAACGGCTTGGTCGAGCGACAGTCGGACGGGCGCTTCCGTATCGGACTGGGCCTCGTGGACCTGGTTTCCGCGTACTTGGATGATCTCGATGTCGTCGAACAAGCGCGGTCGATGCTAGAGCAACTTGCGGCCGAGACGCTTGAGACCGTCCACTTGGGGATCCCGAGCCAATCCGAAGTCGTTTATGTTGACAAGGTCGAAAGCGCTCAGTCGTTACGAATGGTGTCGCACATTGGGACACGCAGTCCGCTCTATTGCACAGCGTTGGGAAAAGCTATCCTCGCGCAAGCGGGAGAAGGTTACTTGTCAACCGTGATCGCGGCGGGGTTGGAGAGACACACGACGCACACATTGGCCACCGGCGATGCGTTGCGCGCAGATCTGACTGCAGTGAGGTCGCGCGGTTACGCTATCGATCGCGAGGAGTACAGAGAGGGCATTTGCTGCGTGGCGGCCGAGGTCAGGGAACGCCGTGGTCAAGTGGTGGCGGCGCTTAGCGTGTCTGGCCCATCGATCCGCATGGATCAAGCGGCCCAATTGCGCATCGGAATTGCTGTGCGACGTGCCGCAGACGAGATTTCGCGGCGGCTAGGGTATCAACCGGTGAGGGTATCACCGTAA
- a CDS encoding ABC transporter substrate-binding protein, whose protein sequence is MRLACLLVLVLALAVAAPSVGAPIRGGTLNLVTDSDPPSLDPHKTPSGVFVHALLYDTLVTADKNTGNFIPELADSWTIGADGRVITFKLHPGVRFHDGTPFNSQAVRATIERLINPQTAAPGSSWIGPIDRVETPDDLTARFVFKQPYAPIFSSLRIVFLGMLSPAAIAKLGPNYGQTPVGAGPYKFRQWIPGDRIVLDRDPDYAWAPKFYKNRGAPYVDSVVTRIIPDESTRVIAFQRGDLDVLPATPAAQAQQLIASGKYQVFRTPQDGGLYLGLNVTKPIFSDIRVRQALGWAINRDEVVDYALEKLAVPMDSPLAPTIWGYAKGLKNAYHYDPDRARRLLAEAGWKPGPDGIFQKAGQPLAFTVWTYPLETNVRIAVVVQTQLKKAGVRMNIEQIEPAALLARTASGAQDAILISYGWPDADILYYFFNSGRMASTNRVHFSNPDVDRLLNEGRVTVDPAKRLEVYRQLQETLLEQAPWIPIASPYTITLAQPWVHDFYEDKYGDLLTDDTYIQK, encoded by the coding sequence ATGCGTCTTGCTTGCCTGCTCGTCCTCGTCCTGGCCTTAGCCGTCGCGGCCCCCAGCGTGGGGGCACCGATTCGCGGCGGGACGCTGAATCTGGTGACCGACTCCGATCCGCCGTCGCTCGATCCACACAAGACACCCTCGGGGGTGTTCGTCCACGCCCTGCTCTACGACACGCTCGTCACCGCCGACAAGAACACGGGTAACTTCATCCCGGAGCTAGCCGACTCTTGGACCATCGGCGCCGACGGCCGCGTGATTACGTTCAAGCTGCACCCCGGGGTGAGATTCCACGACGGCACGCCGTTCAACTCACAGGCCGTGCGGGCTACGATCGAGCGGTTGATCAATCCGCAGACGGCCGCGCCGGGTTCCAGTTGGATTGGCCCGATCGACCGGGTGGAGACCCCGGACGACTTGACGGCCAGATTCGTGTTCAAGCAGCCCTACGCGCCCATCTTCTCGTCGCTCCGCATCGTTTTCCTCGGCATGCTGTCCCCGGCCGCCATCGCCAAGCTCGGCCCGAACTACGGGCAGACGCCCGTCGGGGCCGGCCCATACAAGTTCCGGCAGTGGATCCCCGGCGACCGGATCGTGCTGGACCGCGATCCCGACTACGCGTGGGCCCCGAAGTTCTACAAGAACCGCGGGGCACCCTACGTCGATTCGGTCGTGACGCGCATCATCCCCGATGAATCGACCCGGGTGATCGCGTTCCAGCGCGGCGATCTCGACGTCCTGCCGGCGACGCCGGCGGCTCAAGCTCAGCAGCTGATCGCCAGCGGCAAGTACCAGGTGTTCCGGACGCCGCAGGACGGGGGTCTGTACCTCGGGCTGAACGTCACGAAGCCGATCTTCTCCGACATCCGGGTGCGCCAGGCGCTCGGCTGGGCGATCAACCGGGACGAGGTCGTCGACTACGCGCTCGAGAAGCTCGCGGTGCCCATGGACAGCCCGCTGGCGCCCACGATCTGGGGATACGCGAAGGGCCTCAAGAACGCGTATCACTACGATCCCGACCGCGCGCGCCGGCTGCTCGCGGAAGCGGGGTGGAAACCGGGCCCGGACGGTATCTTCCAGAAGGCCGGCCAGCCGCTCGCCTTCACGGTCTGGACGTACCCGCTGGAAACGAATGTCCGGATCGCCGTCGTCGTCCAGACCCAACTCAAGAAAGCCGGTGTGAGGATGAACATCGAGCAGATCGAACCCGCCGCCCTGCTCGCGCGCACGGCCTCGGGCGCGCAGGACGCGATCCTCATCAGTTACGGCTGGCCCGACGCGGATATCCTGTACTACTTCTTTAACAGCGGCCGGATGGCCAGCACCAACCGGGTGCACTTTTCCAACCCGGACGTCGACCGTCTGCTGAACGAGGGTCGGGTGACCGTGGACCCCGCGAAGCGTCTCGAGGTGTACCGGCAGCTCCAGGAGACCCTGCTCGAACAGGCGCCGTGGATCCCGATCGCGAGTCCTTACACGATCACGCTTGCGCAGCCGTGGGTCCACGACTTCTATGAGGACAAGTACGGCGACTTGCTCACCGACGATACCTATATCCAGAAGTAG
- the nikB gene encoding nickel ABC transporter permease, translating to MHRYIAQRLLQLVPVLLSVSILVFLMIHLVPGDPVQVMLQDYGSAEQAQALRHTLGLDRPLPLQFGLFVWRLAHGDLGRSIRTGRPVASEIALRLPYTLRLTAASMVVAIALGLVFGTLAAIHHRRLLDYAATVVALAGISLPSFWFGLVLILIFSYYLRWLPPAGADTAGSLILPAVTLGTGAASIIARLCRSSLLEVLRQEFIRTARAKGAGELRVLYRHGLRNALIPMLSIVGLQFAGLLGGAVIVESVFGWPGLGRLAVDAIFNRDIPVIQGVVLVAAAIFVAVNLCVDLLYALVDPRIRYV from the coding sequence GTGCACCGGTACATCGCCCAGCGGCTCCTGCAGCTCGTGCCGGTGCTGCTGAGCGTCTCGATCCTCGTGTTTCTCATGATCCACCTCGTACCGGGGGACCCGGTGCAGGTGATGCTCCAGGATTACGGGTCCGCCGAGCAGGCCCAAGCCCTCCGGCACACGCTCGGGCTCGACCGACCGCTCCCCCTTCAGTTCGGGCTCTTCGTGTGGCGTCTGGCCCACGGTGACCTGGGGAGGTCGATCCGCACCGGCCGGCCGGTCGCCTCCGAGATCGCGCTCCGGCTGCCCTACACGCTCCGGCTCACGGCGGCCAGCATGGTCGTCGCGATCGCGCTCGGCCTCGTGTTCGGCACCCTCGCCGCGATCCACCACCGCCGCCTCCTCGACTACGCCGCGACGGTCGTCGCGCTGGCCGGGATCTCGCTCCCCAGCTTCTGGTTCGGGCTGGTGCTGATCCTGATCTTCTCATACTACCTGCGCTGGCTGCCGCCGGCGGGCGCCGACACCGCCGGAAGTCTGATCCTCCCGGCCGTCACGCTCGGGACCGGGGCGGCGTCGATCATCGCCCGCCTGTGTCGGAGCAGTCTGCTGGAGGTGCTGCGGCAGGAGTTCATTCGCACGGCGCGGGCCAAAGGCGCGGGCGAGCTGCGGGTGCTGTACCGGCACGGCCTGCGGAACGCCCTGATCCCGATGCTGTCGATCGTCGGGCTACAGTTCGCCGGGCTCCTCGGTGGGGCGGTCATCGTCGAATCGGTCTTCGGGTGGCCCGGGCTCGGCCGCCTCGCCGTGGACGCGATCTTCAACCGGGACATCCCGGTGATCCAGGGGGTCGTTCTCGTCGCCGCCGCAATCTTCGTCGCCGTCAACCTCTGCGTGGATCTCCTGTACGCTCTCGTCGACCCGAGAATCCGCTACGTCTGA
- a CDS encoding ABC transporter permease: protein MGLRRVARHRGAIVGAFLIVGLLLGALLAPYVARYDPTAPHFNLRLQPPSAAFPLGTDSFGRDILSRLVYGGRISLTVGAISVVISFAVGVPLGIAAGYYGGRLDDVIMRTVDVWLAFPGLLLAIGIVAVLGPGLQNVLLAIGISGVPGVCRLVRGSVLPVKEEAYVEVARAVGGSEGRIIRVHILPNVLAPVVVLLTLRLGTAILTGVGLSFLGLGVQPPAAEWGAMVSEGRAYLQQAWWVSTIPGIAIFLSVMGVNVLGDGLRDALDPRLH, encoded by the coding sequence ATCGGCCTCCGGCGGGTCGCCCGCCACCGCGGCGCCATCGTGGGGGCCTTCCTGATCGTCGGCCTGCTGCTCGGCGCCCTCCTGGCGCCGTACGTCGCCCGCTACGATCCGACCGCGCCGCACTTCAATCTGAGGCTGCAACCGCCGTCCGCCGCATTTCCCCTCGGTACCGATTCCTTCGGCCGCGATATCCTGAGCCGGCTGGTGTACGGGGGGCGCATCTCGCTCACGGTGGGCGCGATCTCAGTGGTCATCTCGTTTGCCGTGGGGGTGCCGCTCGGCATCGCGGCCGGGTACTACGGCGGCCGCCTGGACGATGTGATCATGCGGACCGTCGACGTCTGGCTCGCGTTTCCGGGCCTGCTGCTGGCGATCGGGATCGTCGCGGTGCTCGGCCCGGGCCTTCAAAACGTCTTGCTCGCCATCGGCATCTCCGGCGTGCCCGGCGTCTGCCGGCTCGTTCGCGGGTCGGTGCTGCCGGTCAAGGAGGAGGCCTATGTCGAGGTTGCGCGGGCCGTGGGGGGAAGCGAGGGGCGGATCATCAGGGTGCACATCCTCCCCAACGTGCTCGCGCCCGTCGTGGTGCTGCTGACGCTGCGGCTGGGCACGGCGATCCTGACCGGAGTGGGGCTCAGTTTCCTCGGGCTCGGCGTGCAGCCCCCCGCCGCCGAGTGGGGGGCCATGGTCTCGGAGGGCCGGGCTTACTTACAACAGGCGTGGTGGGTGTCCACGATCCCGGGCATCGCGATCTTCCTCAGCGTGATGGGCGTCAACGTGCTCGGCGACGGGCTGCGGGACGCCCTGGATCCCCGGCTGCACTGA
- a CDS encoding DMT family transporter: protein MARAAPAVDSRAGLPAAGGAPHHWLGIALNLASAVAYSTSGFYTRLIPLDPWTILFWRGIFAGAFIAIVIVWRYGRRAVDIVRGIGVPGVTAACLSTFATIMYINAFRRTSVADVMIMNATTPFLAAALGWLWLRERERWNTLLASAVALLGTMIMVGGSVREGHLAGDLLAFGMALCMAGVMLIIRRHRETPMLAAASLSALLCPVFVWPLAHPGTAGPINMLYLGLFGVTQFGLGLLLLTLGARLISATETALIQAAEVPLGPLWVWLAFREVPPVPTWIGGTIIMAAVSSHVYISRRPSTPNT, encoded by the coding sequence GTGGCTCGCGCAGCACCTGCGGTAGACTCGCGCGCCGGCCTTCCCGCCGCCGGGGGCGCCCCCCACCATTGGCTTGGCATCGCGCTAAACCTCGCCTCCGCCGTCGCCTACAGCACCTCCGGCTTCTACACCCGGCTGATCCCGCTTGACCCATGGACGATCCTGTTCTGGCGGGGCATCTTCGCGGGCGCGTTCATCGCCATCGTGATCGTGTGGCGCTACGGCCGTCGGGCCGTCGACATCGTCCGCGGCATCGGCGTGCCGGGCGTGACCGCGGCGTGCCTCTCGACGTTCGCCACCATCATGTACATCAACGCCTTCCGACGCACTTCGGTCGCGGATGTCATGATCATGAACGCGACGACGCCGTTCCTGGCGGCGGCGCTGGGATGGTTGTGGCTCCGAGAGCGCGAACGCTGGAACACCTTGCTGGCAAGCGCGGTCGCGCTGTTGGGCACCATGATCATGGTCGGCGGATCGGTGCGCGAAGGACACCTCGCCGGGGACCTGCTCGCGTTCGGGATGGCGCTGTGCATGGCCGGCGTGATGCTGATCATCAGGCGCCATCGTGAGACCCCAATGCTGGCGGCCGCGAGCCTCTCCGCCCTTCTGTGTCCGGTGTTTGTGTGGCCGCTGGCCCACCCGGGCACCGCCGGTCCAATAAACATGTTGTATCTTGGCCTGTTCGGCGTAACGCAGTTCGGTCTCGGCCTTCTGCTGCTCACGCTTGGCGCGCGGCTGATCTCCGCAACCGAGACGGCACTCATCCAAGCCGCGGAAGTGCCACTCGGACCGCTTTGGGTCTGGCTGGCGTTTCGCGAGGTCCCGCCGGTGCCGACCTGGATCGGCGGAACGATCATCATGGCCGCCGTGTCCAGCCATGTCTACATTAGCCGGCGCCCGTCCACGCCCAACACGTAG
- a CDS encoding peroxiredoxin has protein sequence MSAHNPLDLPPDLPVPEDDGACAHLSGMRMPPVALSSTEGGAVHLSALPGWTVVYCYPRTGRPDQEVPKGWDEIPGARGCTPQSCAFRDHHAAFEELGTRVFGLSTQTTDYQREAVTRLHLPFALLSDADLAFTRALRLPTFEFAWSFGAQPAELIKRLTLVLRDGRVEHVFYPVFPPDKNAERVQAWLAQHLR, from the coding sequence ATGTCGGCCCATAATCCACTTGACCTGCCGCCTGATCTGCCTGTCCCCGAGGATGACGGGGCGTGCGCTCATCTCAGCGGGATGCGCATGCCCCCCGTCGCGCTGTCGTCAACCGAAGGCGGCGCCGTCCACTTGTCCGCGCTCCCGGGGTGGACGGTCGTCTACTGTTACCCCCGGACCGGCCGGCCGGACCAGGAGGTCCCCAAGGGGTGGGACGAGATTCCCGGCGCGCGCGGATGCACGCCGCAGTCCTGCGCGTTCCGCGATCACCACGCCGCGTTCGAGGAGCTCGGCACGCGGGTGTTCGGCCTCAGCACGCAGACGACGGACTATCAGCGCGAGGCCGTGACGCGCCTGCATCTCCCCTTTGCGTTGCTAAGCGACGCTGATCTCGCGTTCACCCGAGCGCTGCGACTGCCAACGTTCGAGTTCGCGTGGAGCTTCGGGGCGCAGCCGGCCGAGTTGATCAAGCGTCTCACGCTGGTGCTCCGCGACGGCCGCGTGGAGCACGTTTTCTATCCGGTGTTTCCGCCGGACAAGAACGCCGAGCGTGTCCAGGCGTGGCTCGCGCAGCACCTGCGGTAG